In the genome of Tissierellales bacterium, one region contains:
- a CDS encoding MoaD/ThiS family protein, producing MLCERAGEVLIKVEVRLFANFRKGREKKQTIQLKEGAIIRDLLEIVNIPEEEVSILLQNGKYGPADRVLNDGDIIAVFPPVGGG from the coding sequence TTGTTGTGTGAAAGGGCAGGTGAGGTTTTGATAAAAGTAGAGGTTAGACTATTTGCTAACTTTAGAAAAGGAAGAGAAAAGAAACAAACAATTCAATTGAAAGAGGGAGCAATAATTAGGGATTTATTAGAAATTGTAAATATTCCTGAAGAAGAAGTTAGCATTCTTTTACAAAATGGAAAATACGGTCCTGCAGATAGAGTATTAAATGATGGTGATATTATAGCTGTTTTTCCACCAGTAGGTGGCGGCTAA